Proteins encoded by one window of Gadus chalcogrammus isolate NIFS_2021 unplaced genomic scaffold, NIFS_Gcha_1.0 GACHA112, whole genome shotgun sequence:
- the LOC130378888 gene encoding uncharacterized protein LOC130378888, which translates to MNQLDDSSSSSLSRTECIFVLYYLEAIVILRHCQRPCVVQSMKVKEWLERKHADDDSIVFVKDHKTAAHFVVSIVLSKKEEAWFEKYYTKVRPQLLAGERKRKRDEQDEKDGDDFFFVSSRGKPIYNAAGDLIKLQQKCNVPQVSSQVVRRVFETAANRLDDPQKKAVSDYLAHSGTTADKHCRMKSLESIVMAAGLLKKLQKQKKSSAGPSGEGTRQEALGEGTSPQSVESSSHGDHCALPQPSLRQLVIDLERIPEGNDKVKFHEAFKSLLENHPVTLSGQIPKVRIRRDTSEANQRKLYTHWAQKQLEMRVKHTREQFNRRRPTKERVDTWVKKQGWKCKAANISTEVVENWAASGSEDRIMDNKRIQTLVKTQDWKGLHITQFEEKGDGIITTRTFKKGQVVCDYHGPVVSGKEGENIHKNTTGKETGYIFFFRNSKGQPMCIDAHSDRCHCHPDKRTFGRLVNHSKNNSNIKPLHCVVDKHGEMKDVILFIATKDLPVGEEVLFDY; encoded by the exons ATGAATCAACTTGATGAcagttcttcttcctccctgagTAGGACTGAGTGCATATTTGTGCTATACTATCTTGAGGCAATTGTCATACTAAGACACTGCCAACGGCCATGTGTGGTGCAGAGCATGAAG GTCAAGGAATGGCTTGAACGGAAACACGCAGATGATGATTCAATCGTTTTTGTAAAGGACCACAAGACGGCTGCACATTTTGTGGTCTCAATTGTCCTGtccaagaaggaggaggcgtggtttGAGAAATATTACACCAAAGTGCGGCCACAGCTCCTTGCTGGCGAAAGGAAACGTAAGCGAGATGAGCAGGATGAGAAGGATGGAGatgattttttctttgtgtcctcCCGCGGTAAGCCAATTTACAATGCAGCTGGTGATCTGATAAAGCTCCAGCAAAAGTGCAACGTCCCCCAGGTGAGCAGCCAGGTTGTACGGAGGGTATTTGAGACAGCAGCTAACCGCCTGGATGACCCTCAGAAGAAAGCAGTTTCTGACTACCTGGCCCATTCTGGCACAACAGCTGACAAACATTGCAGGATGAAATCTCTTGAATCCATTGTGATGGCTGCTGGTCTGCTGAAGAAATTACAGAAGCAGAAGAAGTCAAG tGCTGGGCCTTCCGGAGAAGGGACCCGTCAAGAGGCTCTTGGAGAAGGGACCAGCCCTCAGTCAGTGGAGTCTTCCAGCCATGGTGACCATTGTGCTCTCCCTCAGCCTTCCTTGAGACAGCTAGTGATCGATTTAGAGAGGATTCCTGAGGGAAATGACAAAGTCAAATTCCACGAGGCATTCAAGTCCCTCTTGGAAAACCACCCTGTGACACTGAGTGGTCAAATCCCAAAAGTGAGAATCCGCAGGGACACCTCGGAGGCCAATCAGCGGAAGCTTTACACACACTGGGCGCAAAAGCAATTAGAAATGCGTGTAAAACACACCCGTG AACAATTCAATCGGAGGAGGCCAACGAAAGAGCGTGTCGACACATGGGTCAAAAAGCAGGGATGGAAGTGCAAGGCTGCCAACATCAGCACTGAGGTTGTGGAGAACTGGGCAGCATCTGGATCTGAGGACCGCATCATGGACAACAAACGGATCCAGACATTGGTGAAAACACAAGACTGGAAAGGACTGCACATCACACAGTTTGAAGAGAAGGGCGATGGGATCATTACAACCCGCACTTTTAAGAAAGGCCAGGTTGTATGTGATTATCATGGGCCTGTTGTTAGTGGAAAGGAGGGCGagaacatacacaaaaacacaactggAAAGGAGACTGGATATATCTTCTTTTTCCGGAACAGTAAAGGACAGCCAATGTGCATTGATGCCCACTCAGACAGGTGTCATTGCCACCCTGACAAGAGAACATTTGGCAGGCTGGTGAATCATTCCAAAAATAACTCGAACATCAAGCCCCTGCACTGTGTGGTGGACAAGCATGGAGAAATGAAGGATGTGATCCTTTTCATTGCAACCAAGGACTTGCCAGTGGGTGAGGAAGTTCTGTTTGACTATTGA